One Capsicum annuum cultivar UCD-10X-F1 chromosome 2, UCD10Xv1.1, whole genome shotgun sequence genomic window carries:
- the LOC107858094 gene encoding LRR receptor-like serine/threonine-protein kinase SIK1, translating into MGGGDSIFKMVVTISKLLGTIPDEIGYLYNLKRLFIGKNELTGSIPLTIFNISSLEWLVMNDNKLEGSLPREIGNLTVLQLLHLSDNDLTGVIPYEVGNLKFTDIAFSRNNFSGSIPIGHGLPNLIEILLSGNYINGILLASISNLSKLESLELDGNELAGSIPESLGDLRQLESHNLHSNSFTSDLSLITPLANSKNLRRLILSFNPPNTMLPKSIGNLSSLELFRAAGCKLKGHLPNEVWNLRNLSILDLDGNDSTGIVPAIISSLENLQRLSLGKNRISGPFPIVLCELPKLGMLSLSQNQMWGNIPSSTATIPSSLWNLKDILKMNLIVFQFLQWFSTVRNWKPQGCNTSGFF; encoded by the exons ATGGGAGGAGGAGACTCCATATTTAAAATGGTTGTTACGATTTCAAAACTTCTAG GCACAATTCCTGATGAGATCGGTTATCTTTATAACTTGAAGAGGTTATTCATAGGAAAAAATGAGTTAACAGGCTCAATCCCTCTTACCATATTCAACATTTCATCACTTGAATGGTTAGTTATGAATGATAACAAGCTTGAAGGATCTCTACCAAGAGAGATTGGAAATTTGACTGTGCTTCAACTACTTCATCTTTCAGATAATGATCTGACGG GTGTAATTCCATATGAAGTTGGTAACCTTAAGTTCACAGACATTGCATTCTCCCGGAACAACTTTAGTGGATCAATCCCTATTGGCCATGGTTTACCTAATCTTATAGAAATACTTCTAAGTGGAAACTACATTAATGGCATCTTACTAGCTTCCATCTCAAATTTGTCTAAGCTTGAATCTCTCGAACTCGATGGAAATGAACTAGCCGGTTCAATTCCTGAATCTCTAGGAGATTTAAGACAACTTGAAAGTCACAACTTGCACAGTAACTCCTTCACAAGTGATTTGAGCTTGATTACTCCTTTGGCCAATAGTAAAAACTTGAGAAGATTGATATTGTCTTTCAATCCCCCAAACACAATGCTTCCCAAATCCATTGGCAATCTTTCTTCTCTTGAACTGTTTCGGGCAGCAGGCTGTAAACTCAAAGGTCATCTTCCAAATGAAGTCTGGAATTTGAGAAATTTGTCTATTTTGGATCTGGATGGTAATGACTCTACTGGAATTGTCCCGGCCATAATAAGCTCTTTAGAAAATCTTCAAAGGCTTTCACTTGGTAAAAACAGAATAAGTGGTCCTTTCCCAATTGTTTTATGTGAGCTACCCAAATTGGGCATGCTATCACTTTCACAAAATCAAATGTGGGGAAATATTCCTAGTAGCACTGCTACCATACCTTCAAGTCTGTGGAACCTCAAAGACATTTTAAAGATGAACTTAATTGTCTTCCAATTTCTTCAATGGTTCTCTACCGTTAGAAATTGGAAACCTCAAGGATGCAATACTTCTGGATTTTTCTAG